The following are from one region of the Capsicum annuum cultivar UCD-10X-F1 chromosome 1, UCD10Xv1.1, whole genome shotgun sequence genome:
- the LOC107855731 gene encoding ADP,ATP carrier protein, mitochondrial: protein MADNQHPTVFQKVANQMHLSSSFSQDVHARYGGIQRPALYQRRFAYGNYSGLQTCQATQDLSLIAANASPVFVQAPQEKGFAAFATDFLMGGVSAAVSKTAAAPIERVKLLIQNQDEMIKAGRLSEPYKGIGDCFGRTIKDEGFASLWRGNTANVIRYFPTQALNFAFKDYFKRLFNFKKDHDGYWKWFAGNLASGGAAGASSLLFVYSLDYARTRLANDAKAAKKGGGGRQFNGLIDVYRKTLQSDGIAGLYRGFNISCVGIIVYRGLYFGMYDSLKPVLLTGSMQDSFFASFALGWLITNGAGLASYPIDTVRRRMMMTSGEAVKYKSSFDAFSQILKNEGAKSLFKGAGANILRAVAGAGVLAGYDKLQVIVFGKKYGSGGA from the exons ATGGCAGATAACCAGCACCCAACTGTTTTTCAGAAGGTAGCTAACCAGATGCATCTGAGCTCCAGTTTTTCCCAGGATGTCCATGCTCGCTATGGGGGCATTCAAAGGCCTGCTCTCTACCAGAGGCGTTTTGCATATGGCAATTACTCTGGACTACAGACATGCCAAGCCACACAGGATCTTTCATTGATTGCTGCAAATGCTTCACCAGTTTTTGTACAAGCTCCCCAAGAGAAAGGATTTGCAGCATTTGCCACCGACTTCCTCATGGGTGGTGTTTCTGCTGCTGTGTCAAAGACTGCTGCTGCCCCTATTGAACGTGTGAAACTTTTGATCCAAAACCAAGATGAGATGATTAAAGCTGGTAGACTCTCAGAACCATACAAGGGAATTGGGGATTGTTTTGGGAGGACAATTAAGGATGAAGGGTTTGCTTCTTTGTGGAGAGGAAACACTGCAAATGTCATCCGTTACTTCCCAACGCAG GCCTTGAACTTTGCGTTTAAGGACTACTTCAAGAGACTCTTCAACTTCAAGAAGGACCATGATGGCTACTGGAAGTGGTTTGCAGGCAACCTTGCATCTGGTGGTGCTGCTGGTGCTTCCTCTTTGCTCTTTGTTTACTCCCTTGACTATGCTCGTACTCGTCTTGCCAATGATGCCAAGGCTGCAAAGAAAGGAGGTGGTGGCAGACAATTCAATGGATTGATCGATGTCTACAGGAAGACTCTTCAGTCTGATGGAATTGCTGGCTTGTACCGTGggttcaacatttcatgtgttgGTATCATTGTCTACCGTGGTTTGTACTTTGGAATGTACGACTCCTTGAAGCCAGTGCTGTTGACTGGAAGCATGCAG GATAGTTTCTTTGCTAGTTTTGCTCTTGGATGGCTTATTACCAATGGTGCTGGTCTTGCCTCTTACCCTATTGACACAGTTAGAAGAAGAATGATGATGACATCTGGTGAGGCAGTCAAATATAAGAGTTCGTTTGATGCATTCTCCCAGATCCTTAAGAATGAGGGCGCCAAATCTCTGTTCAAGGGTGCTGGTGCTAACATCCTCCGTGCTGTTGCTGGTGCTGGTGTGTTGGCAGGTTATGACAAGCTTCAGGTGATCGTGTTTGGAAAGAAATATGGCTCTGGTGGTGCCTAA